The Candidatus Neomarinimicrobiota bacterium DNA segment GCCCTTCCCTCTTGAGTCAGCGTCAACAGCCATTTTTGCGATCTCATATACGCCCTCTTCATGAAATATTAGAGCGCATGCGCCTTTGACTTTACCGTCCTCAACTACAAAATAAATTTCACCTCCGGGCTCTATGATATATTCACGGGGGTTATTAAGATGTTTCTTGTCAAAATCCTCCACTTTGAAATACATTTCGATCCATTCCAAGTTCAGCCGCTTAAAATCAGCCGCATATCTCTCATCGAAAGTTTCGACCTCTACATCGTCGGGTAAGTTCATTCGTAAAGTTTTCCGGTTAGGCAGTTTCTCACGAAATTGCGCCCCGCTAAAGTATCATTTACGGCATTCAATAGCAATTTAAGCGCTGAAATTTTCAGTTCCTTGCACGAAAATCGGTAGACACTATTTCGTCTGCACACTATATTTTTCTCATGAATTTACCGAGATACGGTCAGATGGTCAACACGATGAGAGAGTCCGATCCGTCCTATGACGGAAAGTTTTACGTTGGGGTTTTGACTACCGGGATTTACTGTCTTCCTTCATGTAAAGCCAAACTTCCCAAACTCGGAAACGTCGTCTTTTTTAACACACGGGAAGAAGCCATTGCAGCCGGTCTTCGCGGTTGTAAACGGTGCAAATCCGAACGCTACCCCGATGTGCTTCCTGAATGGCTGCCGGCAGTGATAAACTTCATGAAAACCCGGCGCGGTGAAAAATTGAATGAAAATCTGCTTATGGATATGACAGGTACAAACATTTCCACCGTTCGGAGGTATTTCAAGATCCATCTCGATTCGACTCCGTTGGCGTTTCACAGAAAGATTCGTCTAAAATACGCGAGAGAATTACTCGAAGACGGCAATGACTATCTCACGGCCTGTTTCGAGAGCGGATTCGAATCGTTCAGCGGGTTCCGCGATGCCTTTCTGAAAGAATTCGGAACTTCCCCGGGAGAGATTCATGCCGACCGATA contains these protein-coding regions:
- a CDS encoding methylphosphotriester-DNA--protein-cysteine methyltransferase family protein, yielding MVNTMRESDPSYDGKFYVGVLTTGIYCLPSCKAKLPKLGNVVFFNTREEAIAAGLRGCKRCKSERYPDVLPEWLPAVINFMKTRRGEKLNENLLMDMTGTNISTVRRYFKIHLDSTPLAFHRKIRLKYARELLEDGNDYLTACFESGFESFSGFRDAFLKEFGTSPGEIHADR
- a CDS encoding GNAT family N-acetyltransferase, translating into MNLPDDVEVETFDERYAADFKRLNLEWIEMYFKVEDFDKKHLNNPREYIIEPGGEIYFVVEDGKVKGACALIFHEEGVYEIAKMAVDADSRGKGYGNLLMEASIEGAREKGADKILIVSNTILEPAINLYKKYGFQTKRLGQNPDYERGNIEMQLDLKH